The Branchiostoma lanceolatum isolate klBraLanc5 chromosome 1, klBraLanc5.hap2, whole genome shotgun sequence genomic sequence TAGGTTTTGATACCCTCCAAACTTTGGGAGACTGGTTTGACTGTGCAAAGTATCAGGGAACGCAAGCCTGggtatatgtatacattgtaaatgCATGAGGATATTTCTAGATTGTTTTACCCACCCTCTGAGCTCCCATCTCTCGCCCAGGGCAACTCGTCCCGCCGTTAACCAGTCAACGGCAACCAGGCTGGCGGCGTCGTCAAGGTAAAACTCCTAAAAGAAGATAAATTTGTTTATTGGAAGTGGcgaatctgcactgctgacaaggTCATCCTGTGGAAGAAAAAATTGCACCACTGACATTGTCagtagtgcaattttttctactgctgactgGATCATCTTGTCAGCAGTGTAAATGTTTTCTACTGCTGATAgggtcatcctgtcaatagcctcataACTATATTCttcttattttttgtgtgttggacAACAAGTGCTATCAGGACACCTATCAACGTGCCCCGGTTTTTACTGCTCTCGTTCAAATAGACTCGAATGTCAAATGTACGACTTGCAATAAAGCTTGAACTTTGTACCAGACAGTAATTGCCTCCATGAGTAGGTTGTGTACTTACCGCCTGATAAACAAGACTGTCACAGTGGTTTTGATTAGGCCTTTATTTCTCTAATGGCGAtttactttgtgtacagaaatatcATGTAGAATATTTTATTATGTCGATTACCGGAGGGTCTACGCTGAAaacagaccagcctggcgagccctatgcatgattgattgattgattgatcgatcgatcgattgattgattgattaccgGTACAGATGAACATTCATACGAAAATACGACTGATTTTTGTAATAATGGCTCTATCTTTGTTCTTTTTGGAGGGCACGAACCAACTGATCGGTACATCTGCAagtttgtttgtcattttgtcacatttcaaattgagttgtttttaaatttctaGCTGCCGGAGACGGCAAATCTCGATACTGTACCTGCTTCTCATATCTCCGTGTATAGTTTCACCAGGTTGACAAGTCACTGATTTATTCAAcaaacgtttcagtgaccatctgtcaccttcctctcGGCAATTCTGTCTTGTTCACATTGTACTGCagcataggtgtcgctgcttgtaGGTGGGTgaatcagtcagaattgccctgaggaaggtgacagatggtcaccaaaacgccggttgaataaatcacctggttgtgtacaaagattcTCTTTATTCTGTACCTGCTCCTTCTGGAATGTTGCTCCGCTATAGCAGACGGCTGGATGTGGGAGGTATGCCAGCAGCGCTCCTTTCTCTGCCGTACATCGCAGGGTCTGTCCACAGCCCAGTCTGTCGCACTGCAGTATCTAAAAAGGTCGATAGGAGTGAGACAGGAGACTGATAATTTTCTCTCCGTAGACTTCACCAGACCCCCAGACCCCAATCGGGGACGAATTAAcggtaaaaaaatattttttaaataGTAATGCCCaggaggagttagctggccgaAGCCAAAACTCCTTGTGAATTCACTCTCCCCCGTGACAAGTGGATCCTCAGACCAGTTACTTGTCAGTTGCTCCTCTTGCTCTTCTGTGACTTTAAATTCACAGTGAGAACTTAAAAGTCTATCCCATTTTTTTCAACACCAATAAGGTTCAATAATAGTTACCCACGGACGGTAAACTACTTTAGGCCAGTGTGACACTACAGCAATCAAATAGCTACGGAAACACACGCGTtagcaaacacacaaaaagacagacaggcaaacagacacgccgaaaaaatatataaaatcacGACTTTACCCTTGTAAACGACGGTGTGGTGACGACCACGGTACATCCTCTACCGGCGGTGACGTCAACCGCCGTGTCCTGTCCCTCGGCCAATCCGCCGCCATGTGTGGACACGTACAGCCATTGGCTCAGACGGTTTGTGCTGGCATAGCGAGGCACCGACAGTCGAACCTGCAAACGTGGCAAGTAAAAAGatgaagcagtcatcctcatttgaggtgaagcgtgatgctttttcaaggagctagtggtagtgcaatgcgttaattcgccacggctcgcgtttttggccaagcacaccgggtcacccctactcttctcgataagtgtgttgggttcttttacgtgcagaggtttggcgcttgaggcttacgAGTTACGCCCGAGGCTctctcatacacagggccgccggcttaACGTctccatccgaaatgacgaaaaCGTGGCAAAGAAATGGACAGCAGTGACGCCAATTCATGTACTTAATCAGCCATATATAATTGCAACCTAAATGAAGACCCAAGGACTCAACTTGCAACCATCCAACCTCATAAATTGCCATGTATCATGCGATGGCCAATTCATAATGTATTATAATTATGTATTGGACAGCTTACCTCAAAACATTGTACCAAATCGAAAATCCTATACTATAGTTAGACGTCAGTTTTGGTCTTAAGGTTTAGCAAAATAGTATCGatagattttattttattgttaCGTACTTTATATTTGCGCTTATTGCGCATCTTTTCCATATTGCTAAATGCAGTACCAGCAGTAGGGAAACTTGATATATACTATCTGGATATCCTGATGTAGAGACTACTATATACAAGTCGGTATAGTGGTCCACCTGCGCTGGTATGAATTTGTGAAGTTCTGAGGTCAAAAGATGAACACGCTGTGTTGTTTATTGGCTGTCGTAATACCAGACCCACCTTTCTCGTGATCTTCAGTGTTTCACAAGTCGTACGCATAAAGACGCTCTCAAACATCGCTCAATTTGTTTTCGACGTTGGTTGTTCACTAACATGGTggtggtatgtacatgtacatggacttGGTCAGTTTGGCGACATAAATATCCATCTCGATTTATATAAACATGATATGTGCATGTTtgttggtatgtttgtttgtttgtattgcatacctggcgTAAAACACCAGgttttgtactgaacagtacaaactgcatatccggacagatatatatgatccactcacaccgggaaggacccctactcttttcgaacggtgggttcttttagttttacgtgcttgagttgtggctgtcctcaaacacgggacctctatttaacgtcctatccgagggacgtccctaaccgaaggtAGAAACTAATTTtcaagtggggaaagtcgtgtaaagtggctctcccaagggcacaacgtaaacaagacaaatcagggaaccccgggtTGTATTAAATGGTGTGGAAGAAGCCAGAAAAGCGACGCTCGTAAACAACTGGCGATGCCTCCTGCTGCGCAATTTACGAGCATGGGCCAGGGTGTAACCCAGAGTGGGTGTAAACCTTTGCGCCTGGCGGTGGCCTAGATTTTGGGACAGTTTGCCCTGTCAATCATTATGTTTTTGCCTGAAAAAGGTAAATCCTCGCTGTGTTGTTGAGAATCAAATAAACAAAGTAAAACTGATGATGACTGAACAATTTTTCATGCTCATGCACTTAAAtaagttttctgtatttcaaCGTAACACAGACACTAACTTGTTATGTACTGTAGCTATGTCACGTATCTCACTGTCTGCCCCCCATCCACGCGTGTCTCAGTCGTCACCGTTTATACATGTTTGTGCCCTGAATCAGCCTATATCTTGGGACACTTTGCTTGTTTTCCTGGGGAAGGACGAAGGTGGGTCACTGTGACTCACACACTGGCCTCAAACGCGCGCGATGTTTCATTTTCGAGAATCAAAAGCCATTAAAGCAGACTTAAACTTTCATATTATTACATGTTACACAGTCACAGACATCATGAAGCTTAACCAGTCTAACCACGCTGGTTGTAGGGAGAATAGTTTTGCcaaggggagtttggccatagCGGTAACCTGGAAGCCAGAGATTATCTGTGGGGCCGCTAGGGACTTGCCCCCCGAAAACGAGACCATACGTCAGGGAACCGTAGCGggtttcattaccttcgccgagaaggttatgcagagggtacaTAAAGACAATTAGCGTTGTTTGCATGAAAATGGGATTTAGGGGAGTCGGATGCTGAACCAATAATGAGATTCTTTTGTCACCGGCGTTGTAGCGAAATGGTCCATTGTTTTTCGAGTATCCGAtccattcacaagtttttacagacaatgccgacggaaaaagtgacgccgctcggcccaGAATTCTGagtattttcatgaatttttgccaaattatccaggaaaatagggAAGATAAaccctaaatttgaaaatgagtATACCGGCGCCGAGCTAGGAGTATACCGGCGCACCGCCGTTGTTCCGTTGTCTGGGGAGAACCCTGCCGGGTAgtgtttgtgggtgtgtttgtttgtgtgtagtggaccagcttaactcgagaatgccttgatggattgtcttggtatttggtatgttggtagcttTTGATGAGACccaaaaacgattagattttggggcccctagcggcttcttacggtactgcagcggaacttcctgttttgatatctcgtgttccggacatgctatggaactgattttgggccccctagaggcttttttggaactgcaggatcaggttttgcgtctgactttgaaagggaataactcaagaagggcttgatggatggtaatgatttctggtaagtagatagcttgagtgatgacgtacatgattagatacttcttatgcaaatcagtatataatttgcataattaatgaggaaagtttaaacatccgccaaattccatgataggactctgaaacatgtgacatatgtaactgaggaggagagaaatattaattgatatgaactatgcaaatgaagacctcatttgcataattaatgagaaagtacttTCacaagatggtcttgatggatggtcatgatttttggtatgtagatagtttgtgtgatgcttagtatgattggacgatgattatgcaaatcagattctaatttgcatgattaataagGCAACtataaaaatccgctttgttccatgatatgatttatgactattcaaattgtaactgacgaagagaggaatgttgatagatagaaaatatgcaaatgtgggcctaatttgcatacttaatgagttacttctataattccacactgACAAATGacgacaatttcatacatttcatacttttttgtggcatcgggaagttatgtgaatatgAACATCGTTGAaccaaattatgctaataagggccttatttgcataattgatgatagatattagcataaccttctttgttaagctcataatttgtcaAGCCCATACTTTGGACATATTATATGGTACTAGTACTACGGTTAAAGTcttttttctaaacattatcACAGATTGCAGAGCGTTATGACTCTGATCTATACCGGTACCCCCGTAGAAGGACCTGGTGGAAGCTATTTTTCTCCCTTTCGACAGCATAGTTCAATCCCGCTTATACAATCCCGCTGTATTGACAAACGCATCGTCCCCTGAGCTGTTTACTGTTTAATCGGGCATGCGAGTTCATCCAGCGGTCAGTAGGACACGTCCACGATGTTCATTATTTTCTCAAATAATAAACTATTTTCTCAAAGAATAAGCAACTGACACATTATAGAATCTGCAAGCAGACACCAACAGTCCTATTAGACATTGATATTTGTTTGAGAGTCGTTTGACGGCGGACGTTCTACTTGAATCTAGTTTGTAAATAGAAATCAGGTCTGCCATTAGCAAACAATCATCATGTGTTCACAGTTCAAACTGCTTGTGGGACGACACTGAACAGAATACAAAGGTCTACTCTGGCCATGTCCCCTTTATTTTCTATCCAACAAGCCAACCATAGCTGTCCATCATCACTATAATACAAGAATATTTACGCAGATTAACAATTCTGCTCATATGTAAGCGTCATGATAGGGCTCATTCCCAGTGTTTACGCCTGTTTTATACAACATTTATCGTTACTATTCTTTTCAGGCAGTGCACTTTTTGAAACACTATGGATTTAAATAGAGTCTAGACCATCGAGACTCTAATCCATGCTGTCACCTTATTGTGATGATCTATTGGGAGATAACATTTCATAACTACAAATACTAAGAAGACAAAAAGAGTGAATACTATACAGTTGATAGCCATGTAAGGGCGATCTAAACTTACGCGGTcagaacaaaaatacaaagagcTGCCATACCGGGTGACTGCTTTCTAGGATCGTGTTCCGAACGCCAACAACCTCCCCGGCACAGCTCAGAGTTGGCTGGAAGGCAGCCCGCCCGGTCCCGCGGACAGGGACAGCCGTTCCCCCGATGGACGGTTGCACAAAGTCGTCTGCGTCTCTCAGGAGGTCTCCCAGGTCCATTCTGTTGGAATCGTCTGGTTCTGGTTCAAAGTCTGCAAATTCCCTGTTAGCGATACCACacagatgttgttgttgttgcccttgtttaacgtctattatatagctagacgtggtctcttggtgctgggttacgcttggttcagttacATGTACGAGTCGATTGTCTCTCTAGTACACAGACGGATTCTGTACCTACAACCGCGGTCAGAAACACGCAACAACACTGTTATGTAATGTTCCGGACTGACTTGCTGTCTGCTCCAAGATTACGTGGATTAGTCCATGGCGTTGTGATCTATCCTGTCTATCCTATAAACACCCCAAGTGGCCTTGAAATTCTTGTCAGTGAAGCGAGCCCGACACACACCCTGATAGAAATATCACGTGACAACAAGCCGCCAGTCGATTATTTAGTAACTTGCGACACAACCGATTCAATGCTAGAGCCTTTAGTGAAAGTGAATGAGATACTCAATAACCGAATTATATTTTCGTacaatagctacatgtatatcattccaCTGGAGAGGTATCCAGAAGGCAAACAACGAGTTTTGTTTCAACCCGCGGCCATTTTAACACGCCTCAGACAAGCCCCCGGCACACCCCCGTTTGATCCTTccgcctaatctccaagcaggtctataggttgcataaagaccgtatcaaactggcagaggaagtacgttttgcaactaCAAGCTCCtttttccagttggatacggtctttgcaatccattgggtctggttggagactaccttCCGCCCTGTAATTACCTGCTATGGCTTACTAGTACTCACGATCCTGCCATTTGCCCTTGCACACCTCGAAATCATTCACAATCCAGAATATGGATGACTCCTTACCTGTCCTTCTTAAGCCAAAAATGCCCACCGTCTACCAAAACTCTGTCGGGAACAAAATAATTCCCAAGTTAAAAATTATTCGGGATTCGTGATGCACAATGCGCATGCTCTGACGAGGTCTGCACTTTACCCGAGATGGCAGTCGGCCCAGTTTCAACCTAATGTACCGGCGGCCTTTCGCTGGGCAGGCCCAAGGGCCATCGACAGAATGCTGGTACTACGTTTGCTTTTGACAGTTGGCCTTCTACAGTCAAATACGTAAAGAgcttcctttcttttctttttttgttgttgcatgaGTGAAGCAgagtgtttgtttatttgttttctttgtgtcagACTTTCAGTGGTACTGCAGGGAAATGCTGGTACTAGTAGTATCTTACGATCTGGCGCCGATATGATAGCCTCAAACAGGCTCCGCGCGA encodes the following:
- the LOC136431221 gene encoding uncharacterized protein, whose translation is MDLGDLLRDADDFVQPSIGGTAVPVRGTGRAAFQPTLSCAGEVVGVRNTILESSHPVRLSVPRYASTNRLSQWLYVSTHGGGLAEGQDTAVDVTAGRGCTVVVTTPSFTRILQCDRLGCGQTLRCTAEKGALLAYLPHPAVCYSGATFQKEQEFYLDDAASLVAVDWLTAGRVALGERWELRGYRSTTNIYIRDKLVCNNATALGNCSLQKTQTIMGNHDVIGTLVLIGPATDGLYGRILQGDLNGRHNGLDVKATPINRDKNNREVIGVNVQFFAETTQQVYCFLRDALQDLVPVFGGDPFCDM